The following are encoded in a window of Sminthopsis crassicaudata isolate SCR6 chromosome 3, ASM4859323v1, whole genome shotgun sequence genomic DNA:
- the FUT4 gene encoding alpha-(1,3)-fucosyltransferase 4, with amino-acid sequence MWRSLSPSGRVWGGASPGREAHLSVAGGPGGELEVWCLESGLGPLPPAASQQLEGELPRRARRRAELQQYESRYPSPQLLDPERTAAAAAPSRPPPPMYAPWSGRQRGRRGGLGLPGKAWLLITTWLLMFSAIAFYFSLGQLPQLPWAYLRPSAPPRPVTVLMWWEPFGGKGKSSPAPDCQRLFNLNGCRLLTDRRAYWEANAVLFHHRDLVRTLDWPPPQIEPGDVLDQDTTTAGAASSGRPDRPPGQRWVWMNFESPTNSPRLESLEGSLFNWTLSYRADSDIFVPYGYLYPRSNPEEPPSGLISSLARKHKLVAWVVSHWDEGQARVRYYRELSQHVEVDVFGQGGPGQPVPDPGLLHTVARYKFYLSFENSQHLDYITEKLWRNAFLAGTVPVVLGPSRANYERFIPRNSFIHVDDFPHAAALATYLRFLDRNLNEYKRYFEWRRRYAVHILSFWDEPWCRTCQALQRAGDQPKKINNLAAWFRR; translated from the coding sequence ATGTGGAGATCTCTAAGTCCTTCTGGGAGGGTTTGGGGCGGAGCCAGCCCTGGGAGGGAAGCTCACCTCTCCGTGGCTGGAGGCCCTGGAGGAGAGCTGGAGGTGTGGTGCTTGGAATCTGGACTTGGTCCCCTCCCACCAGCAGCCAGTCAACAGCTGGAGGGTGAGTTGCCGCGAAGAGCCCGGCGGCGAGCAGAGCTGCAGCAGTATGAAAGCCGCTACCCATCCCCTCAGCTTTTGGACCCCGAGCGAACAGCAGCTGCCGCAGCCCCATCTCGGCCTCCTCCGCCCATGTATGCGCCGTGGAGTGGCCGGCAGCGGGGCCGGCGTGGCGGCCTGGGACTGCCAGGGAAAGCCTGGCTTCTCATTACAACCTGGCTTCTGATGTTCTCGGCGATAGCCTTCTACTTCTCGTTGGGCCAGCTGCCTCAGCTGCCTTGGGCATACCTGCGGCCTTCGGCCCCGCCACGGCCGGTCACCGTCCTGATGTGGTGGGAGCCCTTCGGCGGAAAGGGGAAATCCAGTCCGGCCCCCGACTGCCAGCGCCTATTTAATCTGAACGGCTGCCGCCTGCTTACAGACAGGAGAGCTTATTGGGAAGCTAATGCAGTTCTCTTCCATCACCGAGACCTTGTGAGAACCCTGGACTGGCCCCCTCCACAGATTGAGCCCGGAGACGTGCTGGACCAGGACACAACAACAGCTGGAGCGGCGAGCAGCGGCCGGCCGGACCGGCCCCCTGGGCAGCGCTGGGTATGGATGAACTTCGAGTCCCCTACTAATTCCCCAAGACTGGAAAGCCTTGAAGGCAGCCTTTTCAACTGGACGCTGTCCTACCGGGCTGATTCAGATATATTTGTGCCCTACGGGTATCTTTACCCCAGGAGCAATCCCGAAGAACCGCCTTCCGGGCTGATCTCCTCGCTGGCCCGAAAGCATAAGTTGGTGGCCTGGGTGGTCAGCCACTGGGACGAGGGGCAGGCCCGGGTCAGGTACTACCGTGAGCTGAGCCAACATGTGGAAGTGGACGTCTTTGGCCAAGGTGGTCCTGGACAGCCAGTGCCGGACCCTGGGCTGCTGCACACTGTGGCCCGCTATAAATTTTACCTGTCTTTCGAAAACTCTCAGCACTTAGACTACATCACGGAAAAACTGTGGCGAAACGCCTTCCTGGCAGGGACCGTACCGGTGGTGCTGGGGCCCAGCCGGGCCAATTACGAGCGTTTTATCCCTCGAAATTCCTTCATCCATGTGGACGATTTTCCCCATGCTGCTGCCCTGGCCACTTACCTTCGCTTCCTGGATCGAAACCTGAACGAATACAAGCGCTATTTTGAATGGCGCCGGCGTTATGCGGTGCATATCCTATCCTTTTGGGACGAGCCCTGGTGTCGGACCTGCCAGGCTTTACAGAGGGCTGGAGACCAACCGAAGAAAATTAACAACTTGGCTGCCTGGTTTCGAAGATGA